One genomic window of Comamonas serinivorans includes the following:
- a CDS encoding TetR/AcrR family transcriptional regulator, whose protein sequence is MTSPRPDVAARRAQLLDAAAHVFAEHGITAPLDLVVEHAGLGRATLYRHFPDRTALVAGLMARTADALEARASQLRGRGDALHLMLRQIADGIVHSPALVDYWRGANRDEPELATQRQRVLAALQLALDDAMAQGVCRADLTAQDVTLAAGMLGAALRGRTQAERARLAERAIALLWHGLQAPEGTASC, encoded by the coding sequence ATGACTTCCCCACGACCCGATGTCGCCGCCCGACGTGCGCAGCTGCTCGATGCAGCGGCGCACGTGTTCGCCGAACATGGCATCACCGCTCCGCTGGATCTGGTGGTGGAACATGCCGGCCTGGGCCGCGCCACGCTGTACCGTCATTTCCCCGACCGCACGGCCCTGGTCGCCGGCCTCATGGCCCGCACGGCCGATGCGCTGGAGGCGCGGGCCAGCCAGCTGCGGGGCCGCGGCGATGCCCTGCACCTCATGCTGCGCCAGATTGCCGATGGCATCGTGCACTCGCCGGCGCTGGTCGACTACTGGCGCGGGGCCAACCGTGACGAGCCTGAGCTGGCCACGCAGCGCCAGCGGGTGCTGGCGGCCTTGCAATTGGCGCTGGACGACGCCATGGCGCAAGGCGTGTGCCGCGCCGACCTCACGGCCCAGGACGTGACCCTGGCGGCCGGCATGCTGGGCGCCGCGCTGCGCGGACGCACCCAGGCTGAGCGCGCCCGCCTGGCCGAACGCGCCATTGCCCTGCTCTGGCACGGCCTGCAGGCCCCCGAAGGGACAGCATCATGCTGA
- a CDS encoding efflux transporter outer membrane subunit, which produces MPTLLHPAGRPLQAGHHPATPVLGNRPSRRLAASRHILTAVSAQSRQFFIGFLGIPLAMLLTACAPTLPIAPEAAQPTVPTGWRADPLQPAAAPEAVDLHTRWWQALGDAQLNALVDRALAHNNNLGLAAARVAQARAEQRLAEAAQRPTLDASLGVNSSHSLLATGPGYTRSLQPGLQASWEPDLWGRLGDLARAGSASTAASQADEAAARVALAAQVVQAYVALRALDAQLAVAQATERSRLQSEQLTADQARTGYASQLPLAQAQAETASVRQNMAQLDLAIRRQEDALRLLSGDPPGPVPRGLPLSALQLPQPAAIQPSALLRRRPDIAAAEARLAAGDARLAAQRAAFLPHVQLSASLGSLVVNALDYNPLTVWSLGASALAPLFDGGRRQAQMDAAAAQRDQLAWTYRDTVLRALDDVQASLSALPRLAQQQAQAKLREEAVTRALSFSKDRYEAGYASYLETLDAQRNLFTVQLARVSLRQTEMDNLIALYRALGGGWVQPDNALGQP; this is translated from the coding sequence ATGCCCACCCTGCTCCACCCCGCTGGCCGGCCTTTGCAAGCCGGCCACCACCCGGCCACGCCCGTCCTCGGCAATCGGCCAAGCCGGCGCCTGGCCGCCAGTCGGCACATCCTCACCGCAGTATCGGCCCAATCTCGTCAATTTTTCATCGGCTTTTTAGGCATACCTCTGGCTATGCTGTTGACGGCCTGCGCGCCCACCTTGCCCATCGCGCCCGAAGCCGCCCAGCCCACGGTGCCCACCGGCTGGCGCGCCGACCCGCTGCAACCGGCCGCGGCACCCGAGGCCGTGGACCTGCACACCCGGTGGTGGCAGGCCCTGGGCGACGCCCAGCTCAATGCCCTGGTCGACCGCGCCCTGGCCCACAACAACAACCTGGGCCTGGCCGCCGCCCGCGTGGCCCAGGCCCGCGCCGAACAGCGCCTGGCCGAAGCCGCACAGCGCCCGACGCTGGACGCCAGTCTGGGCGTGAACAGCTCGCACTCGCTGCTCGCCACCGGCCCCGGCTACACCCGCAGCCTGCAGCCCGGCCTGCAGGCCAGCTGGGAGCCCGACCTGTGGGGCCGGCTTGGTGACCTGGCGCGCGCCGGCAGCGCCAGCACCGCCGCCAGCCAGGCCGACGAAGCCGCCGCCCGCGTGGCGCTGGCCGCACAGGTGGTGCAGGCCTATGTGGCGCTGCGGGCGCTCGACGCCCAGCTGGCCGTCGCCCAGGCCACCGAGCGTTCGCGCCTGCAGTCCGAACAGCTCACCGCCGACCAGGCGCGCACCGGTTATGCCTCGCAACTGCCGCTGGCCCAGGCGCAGGCCGAGACCGCCAGCGTGCGCCAGAACATGGCGCAGCTCGACCTCGCCATCCGCCGCCAGGAAGACGCGCTGCGCCTGCTGAGCGGCGACCCGCCCGGCCCCGTGCCACGCGGCCTGCCGCTGAGCGCGCTGCAGCTGCCGCAGCCCGCTGCCATCCAGCCGTCGGCCCTGCTGCGCCGCCGGCCCGACATCGCCGCCGCCGAGGCCCGCCTGGCCGCGGGCGATGCGCGCCTGGCGGCCCAGCGCGCGGCCTTTTTGCCACACGTCCAGCTCAGCGCCAGCCTGGGCTCGCTGGTGGTCAACGCGCTGGACTACAACCCCCTCACCGTCTGGAGCCTGGGCGCCAGCGCGCTCGCGCCGCTGTTCGATGGCGGCCGGCGGCAGGCGCAGATGGACGCCGCGGCCGCCCAGCGCGACCAGCTGGCCTGGACCTACCGCGACACCGTGCTGCGCGCCCTGGACGACGTGCAAGCCAGTCTGAGCGCCCTGCCCCGGCTGGCCCAGCAACAGGCCCAGGCCAAGCTGCGTGAAGAGGCCGTGACGCGCGCGCTGTCGTTCTCCAAGGACCGCTACGAGGCCGGCTATGCCTCGTACCTCGAGACCCTGGACGCGCAGCGCAACCTGTTCACCGTGCAGCTCGCCCGCGTCAGCCTGCGGCAAACCGAGATGGACAACCTCATCGCGCTGTACCGCGCGCTGGGCGGCGGCTGGGTCCAGCCGGACAACGCGCTCGGGCAACCCTGA
- a CDS encoding bestrophin family protein: MVVRPPLHWLRMLFVLRGSVLPRIAPQLIGTTVLALLVTWLHGHIGGWKVSLNFVPFSLIGLTLAIFLSFRNSTSYARYWEARTLWGVLLNDTRSLTRLALTLSRNPAAARDLALRLCAFVHTLRHQLRGTDARADLAHFVPTESAERVLRARHPAAVALLLADEWLGERLRAGEVDAPVVPAFAHSLAQLSTALGGCERIAANPIPFTYSVIIHRSVYLYCLLLPFGLLDTIGSMTPLIVCFVAYTFFALEALGAEIEDPFGTEPNDLALGAMSHMIESTLLELVGEAPRTARPEVRDYVLL, from the coding sequence ATGGTCGTCCGGCCCCCTCTGCATTGGCTGCGCATGCTGTTCGTGCTGCGCGGCTCGGTGCTGCCGCGCATCGCGCCGCAGCTCATCGGCACCACGGTGCTGGCGCTCCTCGTCACCTGGCTGCATGGCCACATCGGGGGCTGGAAGGTGTCGCTCAACTTCGTGCCGTTCTCGCTGATCGGCCTCACGCTGGCGATCTTCCTGAGCTTTCGCAACAGCACCTCGTACGCCCGGTATTGGGAGGCGCGCACCCTCTGGGGCGTGCTGCTGAACGACACGCGCAGCCTGACGCGGCTGGCGCTGACGCTGAGTCGCAACCCCGCGGCCGCGCGCGATTTGGCGCTGCGCCTGTGCGCCTTCGTCCACACCCTGCGCCACCAGCTGCGCGGCACCGACGCCCGTGCCGACCTGGCCCACTTTGTGCCGACCGAGTCCGCCGAACGCGTGCTGCGCGCGCGCCACCCGGCCGCGGTGGCCTTGCTGCTGGCCGATGAATGGCTGGGCGAGCGCCTGCGGGCCGGCGAGGTCGACGCCCCCGTGGTGCCGGCCTTCGCGCATTCGCTGGCGCAGCTGAGCACGGCGCTGGGCGGCTGCGAGCGCATCGCCGCCAACCCGATCCCGTTCACCTACTCGGTCATCATCCACCGCAGCGTGTACCTGTACTGCCTGCTGCTGCCATTTGGCCTGCTGGACACCATCGGCTCCATGACGCCGCTCATCGTCTGCTTCGTCGCCTACACCTTTTTCGCGCTGGAAGCCCTGGGCGCCGAGATCGAAGACCCGTTCGGCACCGAGCCCAACGACCTGGCCCTCGGCGCGATGTCGCACATGATCGAGTCCACGCTGCTCGAGCTGGTGGGCGAAGCACCCCGCACGGCACGGCCTGAGGTGAGGGACTACGTGTTGCTGTGA
- a CDS encoding HlyD family secretion protein yields MAPLSKTIQPSAKAVALMLLVGLAGIVLVLRAWSLWPFASALQTTDNAYVRGQVTQLAPQVNGHVAEVLVQDYQPVLAGQALLRIDDRIYRQRVDQADAQIAAAQADLANADQTQAQAEAALMASRASLVSLQAEQQRSTAEQARVDELSAKGSVSLNERDKVRVATRSAQANVLKGQADIRVGEERIKSVRVSREGLKAKLQAAQAQQELAQIDLDNTVIRAPRDGQLGEVGVKAGQYVAVGTQLMALVPDQVWVVANFKETQVAHMRAGQPATVRVDALGGAKLQAVVERFAPATGSEFSVLRPDNATGNFTKVVQRLPVRLRLLPDQPLAQRLAPGLSVEVTVDTREPGDAAVPGTASDAPSGMPSGTPSGGQSRTPPAAASARANTAITSASVAASASQPAAPAAEGGR; encoded by the coding sequence ATGGCGCCCCTGTCCAAAACCATTCAGCCCAGCGCCAAGGCCGTGGCGCTGATGCTCCTGGTCGGCCTGGCCGGCATCGTGCTGGTGCTGCGCGCCTGGAGCCTGTGGCCGTTTGCCAGCGCCCTGCAGACCACCGACAACGCCTATGTGCGCGGCCAGGTCACCCAGCTGGCCCCGCAGGTGAACGGCCACGTGGCCGAGGTGCTGGTGCAGGACTACCAGCCCGTGCTGGCCGGCCAGGCGCTGCTGCGCATCGACGACCGCATCTACCGCCAGCGCGTGGACCAGGCCGACGCCCAGATCGCTGCCGCGCAGGCCGACCTGGCCAATGCCGACCAGACGCAGGCGCAGGCCGAGGCCGCGCTCATGGCCTCGCGCGCCAGCCTGGTCAGCCTGCAGGCCGAACAGCAGCGCTCCACGGCCGAACAAGCCCGCGTGGACGAGCTGTCGGCCAAGGGCTCGGTCTCGCTCAACGAGCGCGACAAGGTGCGTGTGGCCACGCGCTCGGCGCAGGCCAATGTGCTCAAGGGCCAGGCCGACATCCGCGTCGGGGAAGAACGCATCAAGTCGGTCCGCGTGTCGCGCGAAGGCCTCAAGGCCAAGCTGCAGGCCGCGCAGGCCCAGCAGGAGCTGGCACAGATCGACCTGGACAACACCGTGATCCGCGCGCCGCGCGACGGCCAGCTGGGCGAGGTCGGCGTCAAGGCCGGCCAGTACGTGGCCGTGGGCACGCAGCTCATGGCCCTGGTGCCCGATCAGGTCTGGGTGGTGGCCAACTTCAAGGAAACCCAGGTCGCCCACATGCGCGCCGGCCAGCCCGCCACGGTGCGGGTGGACGCGCTGGGCGGCGCCAAGCTGCAGGCGGTGGTGGAGCGCTTTGCACCCGCCACGGGCTCGGAATTCAGCGTGCTGCGCCCCGACAACGCCACCGGCAACTTCACCAAGGTGGTGCAGCGCCTGCCCGTGCGCCTGCGCCTGCTGCCCGATCAGCCGCTGGCCCAACGCCTGGCGCCCGGCCTGTCGGTCGAGGTCACCGTGGACACCCGCGAGCCGGGTGACGCTGCGGTGCCCGGCACGGCGTCGGATGCGCCTTCCGGCATGCCATCCGGCACGCCTTCTGGCGGGCAGTCCCGCACGCCGCCCGCTGCTGCCTCGGCCAGGGCCAACACCGCGATCACCAGCGCCAGCGTTGCGGCCAGCGCCTCGCAGCCCGCGGCCCCGGCCGCCGAGGGAGGCCGCTGA
- the pth gene encoding aminoacyl-tRNA hydrolase: MIKLFVGLGNPGPEYELTRHNAGFWWIDNVAEALGLTLRDERAYSGELARANVNGHTVWLLKPQTFMNLSGKSIGALARFYKIAPEEILVVHDELDLDPGHAKLKLGGSHAGHNGLRDTHQHLGTDQYWRLRIGIGHPGHRSEVVSWVLGKPPQAQRDAISDCITRTIRAFEPLAEGELEKATRIVHKNPAKPKPPKTPKAPKPVAAEADDAASSATPTPPAADPTAA; this comes from the coding sequence ATGATCAAGCTCTTCGTCGGCCTTGGCAACCCCGGCCCCGAATACGAACTCACGCGCCACAACGCCGGTTTCTGGTGGATCGACAACGTGGCCGAGGCGCTGGGCCTCACGCTGCGCGATGAACGCGCTTACAGCGGCGAGCTGGCCCGGGCCAACGTGAATGGCCACACGGTGTGGCTGCTCAAGCCCCAGACCTTCATGAACCTCTCGGGCAAGTCCATCGGCGCCCTGGCGCGCTTTTACAAGATCGCGCCCGAGGAAATCCTGGTCGTGCACGATGAGCTCGACCTGGATCCGGGCCACGCCAAACTCAAGCTGGGCGGCTCGCACGCCGGGCACAACGGCCTGCGCGACACGCACCAGCACCTGGGCACCGACCAGTACTGGCGTCTGCGCATCGGCATCGGCCACCCGGGACACCGCAGCGAGGTGGTGAGCTGGGTGCTGGGCAAGCCACCACAAGCCCAGCGCGACGCCATCTCGGACTGCATCACGCGCACCATCCGCGCCTTCGAACCCCTGGCCGAAGGCGAACTGGAGAAGGCGACGCGCATCGTCCACAAGAACCCGGCCAAGCCCAAGCCCCCGAAAACCCCCAAGGCCCCCAAACCCGTGGCTGCCGAAGCGGACGATGCCGCGTCCAGCGCAACGCCCACGCCGCCTGCGGCAGACCCGACCGCAGCCTGA
- a CDS encoding MFS transporter gives MLNRSPRVPLYDRPQPEWTDAERPVLPGSPAAIAHATPLRVAFGLVAVLVSLAGSLGNALVTVNLPYIQGSLGLTPSEAAWLSAVYVSANMTANLVLYKFRQQFGMRLYAEIGLGLYASLAVLHLAVNNPTTLALLRLGSGFAAATCSTLGTLYMLQAIPRVWVGNALVVALGLSQLATPLAWILSPSLLIGGEWHRMYMFEAGLALCAFAAVVVLKLPRGLHIKVFERRDLLTFALAVPATVLLCSVIAQGVTLWWTDTPWLAWALVTAIVLFVTGLLLELYRDNPLIHMRWLLMPETIRFGIAAFMLRFLTSEQTYGAVGLLRTLGMGPDQMQPLFVVILLATLGGIALGALTFGPRTMVPQVLTSIVLFALAGWVDQGQTNLARPENFYLSQSLVAIGMGLFMGPLMLMGFQSALKHGPNTVISMIVLVTCSQAMGGLAGSAFFGSYMTHREHVHSTALTAQITLDEPLVAQRLQLQQGSYARQSADAQLSSAQGTTQLSQAVRREATVLAYNDVFALLSQIALGFFALALWRVWLKARQLKREAAAQAGSGPPSPAS, from the coding sequence ATGCTGAACCGCAGCCCGCGCGTGCCGCTGTACGACCGGCCGCAGCCCGAATGGACGGATGCCGAGCGCCCCGTCCTGCCGGGCTCGCCAGCCGCCATCGCCCATGCCACGCCGCTGCGCGTGGCCTTCGGGCTGGTGGCCGTGCTGGTGTCGCTCGCCGGCTCGCTGGGCAACGCGCTGGTCACCGTCAACCTGCCCTACATCCAGGGCAGCCTGGGCCTGACACCCTCGGAGGCCGCCTGGCTGTCGGCGGTGTACGTCAGCGCCAACATGACGGCCAACCTGGTGCTCTACAAATTCCGGCAGCAGTTCGGCATGCGGCTGTACGCCGAAATCGGCCTGGGCCTGTATGCCAGCCTGGCGGTGCTGCACCTGGCCGTCAACAACCCCACCACGCTGGCGCTGCTGCGCCTGGGCAGCGGCTTTGCGGCCGCCACCTGCAGCACGCTGGGCACGCTGTACATGCTGCAGGCCATCCCGCGGGTGTGGGTGGGCAATGCGCTGGTGGTGGCCCTGGGCTTGTCGCAACTGGCCACCCCGCTGGCCTGGATCCTGTCGCCCAGCCTGCTGATCGGCGGTGAATGGCACCGCATGTACATGTTCGAGGCCGGGCTGGCGCTGTGCGCGTTCGCCGCCGTGGTCGTGCTGAAGCTGCCGCGCGGCCTGCACATCAAGGTCTTCGAGCGGCGCGACCTGCTCACCTTTGCGCTGGCCGTGCCGGCCACGGTGCTGCTGTGCAGCGTCATCGCACAAGGCGTGACGCTGTGGTGGACCGACACGCCCTGGCTGGCCTGGGCGCTGGTGACGGCCATTGTCCTGTTCGTGACGGGCCTGTTGCTCGAGCTCTACCGCGACAACCCGCTGATCCACATGCGCTGGCTGCTCATGCCCGAGACCATCCGCTTCGGCATCGCCGCCTTCATGCTGCGCTTCCTGACCTCGGAGCAGACCTACGGCGCCGTCGGCCTGCTGCGTACCCTGGGCATGGGGCCGGACCAGATGCAACCGCTGTTCGTCGTCATCCTGCTGGCCACACTGGGCGGCATCGCCCTGGGCGCACTGACCTTCGGGCCGCGCACCATGGTGCCGCAGGTGCTGACCTCCATCGTGCTGTTCGCGCTGGCGGGCTGGGTGGACCAGGGGCAGACCAACCTGGCCCGGCCCGAAAACTTCTACCTCAGCCAGTCGCTCGTGGCCATCGGCATGGGGCTGTTCATGGGCCCGCTGATGCTGATGGGTTTTCAAAGCGCGCTGAAGCACGGCCCCAACACCGTCATCAGCATGATCGTGCTGGTGACCTGCTCGCAGGCCATGGGCGGGCTCGCGGGCTCAGCCTTTTTCGGCAGCTACATGACGCACCGCGAGCACGTGCACTCGACCGCGCTCACGGCGCAGATCACCCTGGACGAGCCCCTGGTGGCGCAACGCCTGCAGCTGCAGCAAGGCAGCTACGCGCGCCAGAGTGCCGATGCGCAGCTCAGCAGCGCCCAGGGCACCACGCAACTGAGCCAGGCCGTGCGGCGCGAAGCCACGGTGCTGGCCTACAACGACGTGTTTGCCCTGTTGAGCCAGATCGCCCTGGGCTTCTTTGCACTCGCGCTGTGGCGCGTCTGGCTCAAGGCGCGCCAGCTCAAGCGCGAAGCGGCCGCGCAGGCCGGCAGCGGCCCCCCATCCCCGGCTTCATGA
- a CDS encoding YfhL family 4Fe-4S dicluster ferredoxin translates to MALMITDECINCDVCEPECPNQAIYAGELIYEIDPRKCTECVGHFDEPQCVQVCPVECIPVDPANVEDRETLMQKYLRLQAQA, encoded by the coding sequence ATGGCTTTGATGATCACCGACGAGTGCATCAATTGCGATGTGTGCGAGCCCGAATGCCCCAACCAGGCCATTTACGCGGGCGAGCTGATCTACGAAATCGACCCGCGCAAATGCACCGAATGCGTGGGGCACTTTGACGAGCCGCAATGCGTGCAGGTGTGCCCGGTCGAGTGCATCCCGGTCGACCCCGCGAACGTCGAAGACCGCGAAACGCTGATGCAGAAATACCTGCGCCTGCAGGCGCAGGCCTGA